In Theileria annulata chromosome 3, complete sequence, *** SEQUENCING IN PROGRESS ***, the sequence ATGATTTCATAAGTGAGCTCAAAAAGaacaattataaaatcGACAGTCCTGATAAACTAAAAAGCACAAACCATCAATATGTTGTTAGTTTAAAGGAGGTTATACAACTTCGTCAGTCGATGGACAGTCCCAGTAGCATGTTGATGATTCAAAAGAAGTTCTACGACTGTTCTGTGGACATTGAAGCCATGAAAGTAACCTTCACCCCAACTGTAAATCACAAAACTCCCATTGAGCTTCCTTTTAAGAAACAAGAAACCTTTCTCAAATTCTTGCTTGCCCTCAAGATTTCAACATTTTTACCCTTTACAAAGAAGGGCACAGACATACCCATTAACTTCTTCCCTGAAATTACCTACTGTTTCGCCTGCCCTGAGGCTAGGAAGCTGTTCAAGAACTGCAGACAATAATAGattttaaactaattttaacacattttaatttaatatccATTCATACTTCTTCTATTCATAATATATGAGGAGTAAGAGGTGTAGTCATTGTTGTATTTGAGATCAAAATAAACTgaaataaagataaaaagTGGAAAAATTGGCCAAAAGTTTATGTTTTAAAGTCTTTTTATATAagagataaaattaactcataattaataatttcgGTGGGTATGTGGTAGTATCTAAGAAATTTCataatcattttttatttatatatattaccTTCTAAATGTCAGatcatataaatttatactattaaaacattatatCTTAAAATTAGGATTAATAGAGATGTTTAACGGTACAGAAGTTCCAATAAAATGTAAGTCAATCCACCCATACTCTTTACTTAAAATACCTCAAATTAAGCTCAATTTTCATAACGATTTGTAGCTATTGAAGGTTGGGTCATATTGGTTACTGGAATCCACGAAGAAGCCCAGGAGGAGGACGTAAGGGAAGCTTTCGAAAACTACGGAACAGTGACTAATCTACATTTGAACCTAGATCGAAGAACTGGATACGTTAAAGGTTACGCTTTGTTGGAATTTAAGAATAGAAATGAAGCTGAAAGTGCTATAACTAGTATGTAAAAACtatgattatttaatgaaaaacaaatttagatttaaaCGGATCACATCTCCTAGGGAAGCAAATTTCAGTATCCTGGGTGTTTAGAGAAACTCCTCAAGTCTAATTAGGTTTTCGTTTAATAACACAATTTAAATTCCTAACATTTATAGAGGAGATAGGGTATACGAGTTCTCATTTAAATGAAACTCTTTCTATAAATATATCCTATCAGtctaatataatacaatatattataacttatattattatactatagaagaatatttagaatataaagtaaatttatgaattGTAAAGAATTGTAAAAGATAAgaaaaatttattgttaatttgttaatctaataatttttaccaaccaataaattattaataaacgAGTTAAAACCTATTAATAAGTTAAATGAGGTGAATAAAAGTAAACGTGGTGGGGAAGTTGTTCTGTAAACTCAATTGAGcaaaacaaataattacaGTCATTATGATcattttaacaaatatacatacgtaataattaaatggaTAGTTTCtatgtttattttatatttatga encodes:
- a CDS encoding RNA-binding protein, putative (Shows strong hit to SMART & Pfam rrm domain), which gives rise to MFNGTEVPIKSIEGWVILVTGIHEEAQEEDVREAFENYGTVTNLHLNLDRRTGYVKGYALLEFKNRNEAESAITNLNGSHLLGKQISVSWVFRETPQV